A genomic window from Bdellovibrio sp. SKB1291214 includes:
- the flgL gene encoding flagellar hook-associated protein FlgL encodes MRIADKMAFNQVNQNLGKNRSDMSELQNQAATQKRINKPSDDPLAAARVLAARTEEHGNSQFVKNINNAKSFLEFSDQSLGELSDILVRAKELAVSQSNDASGNAETRMVTASEIEQIYNQAVQIGNRKLGERFVFAGYRTQTTPFDHAGNYFGDDGDMKVQTNKDSFVAMNIPGNKVFLGRGLDGDGIVRPRYETPTTVQDVKEFQQEEINRKEQNEDVERNYLMTRGPASEFQSNGKHKQDPVTGAQGVNLFNVLKGMETSLKANDKEGVQESLDLLDQAISQVVLARSEVGSRVMAVNNTMDSLQKAIVDNKTTASQLEDADAFQVISDINKTDSTLKATLETSGKLIQPSLLDFLR; translated from the coding sequence ATGAGAATCGCGGATAAAATGGCTTTCAATCAGGTAAATCAGAATCTGGGCAAAAACCGCTCAGACATGTCTGAATTACAGAACCAAGCCGCGACTCAAAAACGTATCAACAAGCCTTCTGATGATCCTTTGGCAGCAGCACGCGTACTTGCTGCCAGAACTGAAGAGCACGGTAACTCTCAATTCGTAAAAAATATTAACAACGCCAAATCTTTCCTCGAGTTTTCAGATCAATCACTGGGTGAGCTTTCTGATATCTTGGTTCGTGCGAAAGAACTTGCTGTGTCCCAATCGAATGATGCCAGTGGTAACGCTGAGACGCGTATGGTGACGGCTTCAGAAATTGAACAGATTTATAATCAGGCTGTACAAATCGGTAACCGCAAGCTGGGTGAGCGGTTCGTATTTGCTGGTTACAGAACTCAAACAACTCCATTTGACCACGCCGGAAATTACTTTGGTGATGATGGAGACATGAAGGTTCAAACGAACAAAGACTCCTTCGTTGCCATGAATATCCCGGGTAACAAGGTGTTTTTGGGCAGAGGCTTAGACGGGGATGGTATCGTTCGTCCTCGTTACGAGACTCCCACAACAGTTCAAGACGTTAAAGAGTTCCAACAGGAAGAAATTAACCGCAAAGAACAGAACGAAGACGTGGAGCGCAATTATTTAATGACTCGTGGTCCCGCAAGTGAGTTCCAAAGCAATGGAAAGCACAAGCAAGACCCGGTAACAGGTGCTCAAGGCGTGAACCTTTTCAACGTCCTTAAGGGCATGGAAACCAGTCTGAAAGCCAATGACAAGGAAGGCGTCCAGGAGTCACTGGATCTTCTGGATCAGGCAATTTCCCAAGTAGTTCTCGCTCGTTCCGAGGTTGGGTCCAGAGTTATGGCCGTAAATAACACCATGGATTCCCTCCAAAAAGCGATCGTGGATAACAAAACGACGGCTTCCCAATTGGAAGACGCGGATGCGTTCCAAGTTATCTCTGACATCAACAAGACAGACAGCACCCTTAAAGCTACTCTCGAAACGTCGGGAAAGCTTATTCAACCAAGCCTTCTTGACTTTCTAAGATAA
- the flgA gene encoding flagellar basal body P-ring formation chaperone FlgA, which yields MKILLALTFLLSPQAFARPEISIPSTVEISQRPLLRLGDVAVVKGASESLVAQIDSIVIREDARELLISQKLEAKEVLTILKKEMEQDDEFRKANPAFRIPSTVKVEFAKTPVSRDEVQRKIMNYLTARCADCEYKVTIQSTPNPSNRAWDLDMSQLSAKGGFLLPIRDGDSRQIKWISGNIRVSKLTPVTTKLISQGERVTSQDLQMQMVDVTFAKDNSLRIEDANGQLAARALPVGTPVWASDLQREPAAKRGQIVKAIIGDDTFEVSVNVQAEDTGFVGDLIKVKNLETQKVLSAVIAEKGVVKLQ from the coding sequence ATGAAGATACTTTTGGCTCTAACTTTCTTATTGAGTCCTCAAGCCTTTGCTAGGCCTGAGATCTCTATTCCGTCGACAGTCGAGATTTCCCAGCGTCCATTGTTGCGTTTGGGGGATGTTGCTGTCGTTAAGGGTGCAAGTGAGTCACTGGTTGCGCAAATCGATTCTATCGTTATTCGTGAAGATGCCCGCGAACTATTGATCTCGCAAAAATTGGAAGCGAAAGAAGTTTTGACCATCCTGAAAAAGGAAATGGAACAAGACGATGAATTCCGCAAAGCCAATCCTGCATTCCGTATCCCCAGCACTGTGAAAGTGGAGTTTGCTAAAACTCCGGTGTCACGTGACGAGGTTCAACGTAAGATTATGAATTATTTGACGGCGCGCTGTGCGGATTGTGAATACAAGGTCACAATTCAGTCGACGCCCAATCCATCTAATCGCGCTTGGGATCTTGATATGTCTCAGCTAAGTGCTAAGGGTGGCTTTCTTTTGCCGATCCGCGACGGGGATTCACGTCAAATTAAATGGATCTCGGGCAATATTCGCGTTTCTAAATTAACCCCGGTGACGACGAAACTCATCTCACAGGGGGAGCGTGTAACTTCTCAAGATCTTCAAATGCAAATGGTCGATGTGACTTTTGCTAAAGACAACAGTCTTAGAATTGAAGATGCAAATGGGCAGTTAGCCGCTCGCGCACTTCCCGTCGGAACTCCAGTATGGGCTTCTGATCTTCAACGTGAACCGGCAGCTAAGAGGGGACAGATAGTTAAAGCCATAATTGGCGATGACACGTTCGAGGTCTCTGTGAACGTCCAAGCAGAGGACACAGGCTTTGTTGGTGATTTGATTAAAGTTAAAAACTTGGAAACACAAAAAGTTCTTTCAGCGGTGATCGCTGAAAAAGGCGTGGTGAAGTTACAATGA
- the flgG gene encoding flagellar basal-body rod protein FlgG produces the protein MIKSLNTAATGMAAQQTNMDVIANNIANVSTNGFKKSRAEFEDLMYQTQKEPGAATGMNSVSPNGVQVGLGVRTAAIQKNFENGNAQITKNPFDIQVEGNGFFRVMTPDGDVAYTRDGAFKKDPTGRLVDKNGNTLQPEITIPLNVSGVEIAPTGEVRTIQGLNDAPQVVGNIDLTTFVNPAGLKAMGKNLFMQTPASGQPVTSRPGLNGTGYLAQGQLESSNVNIVDEMVNMITAQRSYETNSKVIQASDQMLQSINNLR, from the coding sequence ATGATTAAGAGCTTGAATACAGCGGCTACGGGTATGGCGGCACAACAGACTAATATGGATGTTATTGCCAATAATATTGCCAACGTATCGACGAATGGTTTCAAAAAATCCCGCGCTGAGTTCGAAGATCTAATGTATCAAACCCAAAAAGAGCCAGGCGCTGCAACTGGTATGAACTCCGTTTCTCCAAACGGTGTGCAAGTAGGTCTCGGGGTTCGCACTGCAGCTATTCAAAAGAATTTTGAAAATGGAAATGCACAAATCACTAAGAATCCATTCGATATCCAAGTTGAAGGTAATGGTTTCTTCCGTGTGATGACTCCGGATGGAGATGTTGCCTATACCCGCGACGGTGCTTTTAAAAAAGATCCCACAGGTCGTTTGGTAGATAAAAATGGCAATACTTTGCAACCGGAAATTACTATTCCGTTGAACGTTTCAGGTGTGGAGATTGCTCCCACGGGTGAAGTTCGTACGATTCAAGGCTTAAATGATGCCCCGCAAGTTGTGGGTAATATTGATCTGACGACTTTCGTAAATCCAGCAGGCTTGAAGGCCATGGGTAAGAACTTATTTATGCAAACTCCAGCAAGCGGTCAGCCCGTGACGTCTCGTCCAGGTTTGAATGGTACGGGTTATCTGGCACAAGGTCAGCTCGAGTCTTCGAACGTGAACATCGTGGATGAAATGGTGAACATGATCACAGCTCAACGTTCGTATGAAACTAACTCTAAAGTGATTCAAGCGTCCGATCAGATGCTACAATCAATCAATAACTTGAGATAA
- a CDS encoding flagellar basal body P-ring protein FlgI: MNKFFKIITLGLLLVAASLETAQAARLKDIANIRGVRENQLIGYGIVVGLKGTGDGKNEMMSKSMVRMFDKLGVKLEGQDFASKSVAVVIITAKMPAFGKAGNPIDITVSTVGDASSLAGGTLLQSPLRAANDEVFAVAQGSIVIGGDPKDAHLTSGRIPNGATIERDMTADFATRKMYRLTLINPDFTTAARTVLTINKELGGHYASAKDAGTIDIITPFSYENRGVELLATIESIDINPDMKARVVVNEKTGTIVIGDKVKISKVAISHGSLSVKVGEGKKAVDEKVAVLDTGVSVGELVQALNKMGVGPKDLITILQSIKAAGALHGELEVL, from the coding sequence ATGAATAAATTTTTTAAGATTATCACTCTTGGTTTGTTATTGGTGGCAGCTTCTTTGGAAACCGCTCAAGCAGCGCGTTTGAAAGATATCGCTAATATTCGTGGAGTTCGTGAGAATCAACTTATCGGTTACGGTATCGTAGTCGGTTTGAAAGGTACGGGCGACGGAAAAAATGAAATGATGAGCAAATCTATGGTGCGCATGTTTGACAAATTGGGTGTCAAACTTGAAGGCCAGGATTTCGCAAGCAAAAGCGTTGCTGTTGTTATCATCACTGCTAAAATGCCTGCTTTTGGTAAAGCCGGTAATCCCATCGACATCACAGTCAGCACTGTGGGCGATGCCTCTTCTTTAGCTGGTGGTACACTGTTGCAGTCACCATTGCGTGCTGCTAACGACGAAGTGTTTGCAGTCGCACAAGGTTCCATCGTTATCGGTGGCGATCCGAAAGATGCACATTTAACGTCGGGACGAATTCCAAATGGAGCAACGATCGAACGTGATATGACAGCAGATTTTGCAACTCGCAAAATGTATCGCCTGACATTGATTAATCCTGATTTTACAACGGCAGCTCGCACCGTATTGACCATCAACAAAGAGTTAGGTGGTCACTATGCCTCTGCGAAAGACGCCGGTACAATTGATATCATCACGCCATTCTCCTATGAAAATCGCGGTGTCGAGTTGCTTGCAACGATCGAATCTATCGACATCAATCCTGATATGAAAGCGCGTGTTGTTGTGAATGAAAAAACCGGCACGATCGTGATCGGTGATAAGGTGAAGATTTCTAAAGTTGCTATCTCTCACGGTTCATTGTCCGTGAAAGTGGGCGAAGGCAAAAAAGCTGTCGATGAGAAAGTCGCAGTTCTTGATACAGGCGTTAGCGTTGGTGAATTGGTGCAAGCATTGAACAAGATGGGAGTCGGGCCTAAAGACCTGATTACTATACTTCAGTCCATCAAGGCAGCTGGAGCTTTGCACGGGGAACTGGAAGTATTGTGA
- the flgM gene encoding flagellar biosynthesis anti-sigma factor FlgM, with translation MKITHNKVGQNLNLTDAGKSDKAAGVAGKTASKIADVKADAIAQAQDDSSKVQLSPRAQEAKRIKELAMSAPDVDEAKVAKFRDMIDKGTYKVDAKSIADKMVDEHLEF, from the coding sequence ATGAAAATTACGCACAATAAAGTAGGTCAAAATTTGAACCTTACTGATGCTGGTAAATCCGACAAAGCTGCAGGCGTAGCAGGTAAAACTGCAAGCAAAATTGCTGATGTTAAAGCAGATGCAATTGCACAAGCTCAAGATGATTCTTCAAAAGTTCAATTGTCTCCTCGCGCGCAAGAAGCAAAACGCATCAAGGAATTGGCTATGTCAGCTCCAGATGTTGATGAAGCGAAAGTTGCGAAGTTCCGCGATATGATCGACAAGGGAACTTACAAAGTTGATGCGAAATCAATCGCAGACAAAATGGTTGATGAACATCTAGAGTTTTAA
- the flgF gene encoding flagellar basal-body rod protein FlgF, translating into MSVKGVYTALSGAMAQSTKLDTIANNLANVNTPAFKRDQQLFQEYLTANEKPPEVIQIPRDVASIESFYNMQGGDKSYVDTKGTFTDFSQGGLKPTGNTLDVAIDGKGFFEVATPGGVKLTRAGNFTMDGNGQLVTKEGFPVLRADAAGGADPASRVIRFEPNNGSVTISDSGDVIQGTNNLGKLSLVNVTNPDSLQKMGNSMYGFKPNMNAEVTNIANPSVRQGFVETSNVNVVQEMTDMIQTNRVFESTQKAIHAYDQMAEKMVNVVGSVK; encoded by the coding sequence ATGAGCGTAAAAGGCGTCTATACAGCACTGAGTGGAGCTATGGCACAAAGTACTAAACTTGATACGATCGCCAATAACTTGGCGAACGTGAACACGCCTGCCTTTAAGCGTGATCAACAGCTTTTTCAGGAATATCTGACGGCGAACGAAAAACCGCCTGAAGTTATACAAATCCCCCGTGATGTCGCATCCATAGAAAGCTTCTATAACATGCAGGGTGGTGACAAAAGCTATGTTGATACAAAGGGTACGTTCACAGATTTCTCTCAAGGTGGATTGAAACCTACAGGAAATACGTTGGATGTAGCCATTGATGGAAAAGGATTTTTCGAAGTTGCAACACCCGGTGGAGTGAAACTGACACGTGCAGGTAACTTTACCATGGATGGCAATGGTCAATTGGTAACAAAAGAAGGCTTCCCTGTTTTAAGAGCAGATGCTGCTGGTGGAGCTGATCCTGCATCACGTGTGATCCGTTTTGAACCTAACAACGGTTCTGTAACGATTTCTGACAGTGGTGATGTAATTCAAGGAACTAACAACCTTGGTAAGTTGTCTTTGGTGAACGTAACGAATCCCGATTCTTTGCAAAAGATGGGTAATTCCATGTACGGCTTTAAACCAAATATGAATGCGGAAGTAACCAACATCGCAAATCCAAGTGTTCGCCAAGGATTTGTTGAAACGTCTAACGTAAATGTTGTCCAAGAAATGACAGATATGATTCAGACGAATCGTGTTTTTGAAAGCACGCAAAAAGCCATCCACGCATATGACCAAATGGCAGAAAAAATGGTCAATGTTGTTGGTAGCGTAAAATAA
- a CDS encoding flagellar basal body L-ring protein FlgH, producing MMIFGKTPIVKFAAVIAIFAAMILSTGCATVNDFVASLKGKEDNPPLEKINSAPRYSDAANMKVPTDRQYKRMTKNRMEEESELQSNAGSTWVMEGQGSYLFAQNKMRREGDMLTVKLDGTAQKQVETKVSVIKKLLKQLEEQEKPQAPLSNGLAANGDANRAPAAAAAPAADAPKDDKEGLADVQAIPSKIVEKLADGNYRVKGQQPFMIGKREYKVILTGMLRPEDFNDEGITSTKLLDPQYDVVSIRRNAANE from the coding sequence ATGATGATTTTTGGTAAAACCCCCATCGTTAAATTTGCTGCTGTAATAGCTATTTTTGCAGCGATGATACTTAGCACTGGTTGTGCAACAGTGAATGATTTTGTCGCTTCTTTAAAGGGCAAAGAAGACAATCCGCCACTTGAAAAAATAAATTCAGCGCCACGATATTCTGATGCGGCGAACATGAAAGTTCCCACGGATCGTCAGTATAAACGTATGACTAAAAATCGCATGGAAGAAGAATCTGAGCTTCAATCAAACGCGGGTTCCACGTGGGTGATGGAAGGGCAAGGCTCTTACCTATTTGCGCAAAACAAAATGCGTCGTGAAGGTGACATGCTGACTGTAAAGTTGGATGGCACGGCTCAGAAACAGGTTGAAACAAAAGTTAGTGTTATTAAAAAGCTGTTGAAGCAACTTGAAGAGCAAGAGAAACCTCAAGCACCGTTAAGTAACGGTTTGGCGGCAAATGGTGACGCGAATCGTGCGCCAGCAGCGGCGGCAGCTCCTGCTGCAGACGCTCCGAAAGATGACAAAGAAGGTTTGGCAGATGTTCAGGCCATTCCATCTAAGATCGTAGAAAAACTGGCTGACGGAAATTACCGTGTGAAAGGCCAACAACCTTTCATGATTGGCAAACGTGAATACAAAGTTATTTTAACAGGCATGTTGCGTCCCGAGGACTTCAATGACGAGGGGATCACTTCTACAAAACTACTCGACCCTCAGTATGATGTTGTAAGCATCAGAAGGAATGCCGCAAATGAATAA
- the flgK gene encoding flagellar hook-associated protein FlgK translates to MSKISAMMDTGKRSLMNSQTALQTVGHNIANKSTEGFSRQRVELLSNVPIGEGGLQIGMGARAGVVTRVNNPWLEKQIQKEGMSMGYEDARADGLSRVEQIYNEQNNKGLNQYVTDFFNGFRELSNNPESLASRTMVREAAVGMTKDFGRVTSQLRGVQEDLDAQLKTTVGEINEITKEIASLNEKIQTIEVQKVPANDERDRRDLLLKKLGDKIDITWAEGRDGLVTVTAGRTAILVSGIGSSELKAQPTNTRDRMEIFFQGTGTPANVTEQITGGRIGGILNVRDEVVENLLTHVDNLAYTLATEVNKAHIEGFDRHGKNGVLFFEQPEQVKGAASTMSMNRTIFNDVSKIAAASRPDAAGDNTVANVISALQYRQVMDGGTATMDDYYNTQVGQVGAMVQRAVKSQESQKNVMNQLTNIRESISGVSLDEETTKMIEFQKTYDASARLIKTADEMFDTVLNLKRL, encoded by the coding sequence ATGTCGAAGATTTCGGCAATGATGGACACCGGTAAGCGCTCGCTGATGAATTCTCAGACAGCGTTGCAAACCGTCGGTCATAACATCGCCAATAAATCCACGGAAGGTTTCTCTCGTCAAAGAGTGGAACTTCTTTCGAACGTTCCTATTGGTGAAGGTGGTTTGCAAATCGGTATGGGTGCCCGTGCCGGTGTCGTCACTCGCGTTAATAATCCTTGGTTAGAAAAACAAATTCAAAAAGAAGGCATGAGCATGGGCTATGAAGACGCCCGCGCTGATGGTCTTTCTCGTGTTGAACAAATCTATAACGAACAAAACAACAAGGGTCTGAATCAATACGTAACAGACTTCTTTAATGGTTTCCGTGAACTTTCGAACAACCCCGAATCTTTGGCGTCTCGTACAATGGTGCGTGAGGCGGCGGTGGGTATGACGAAGGATTTCGGTCGCGTGACTTCTCAGTTGCGTGGCGTTCAAGAAGATCTAGATGCGCAACTTAAAACAACAGTCGGCGAGATCAACGAAATCACAAAAGAGATCGCGTCCCTGAATGAAAAAATTCAAACTATCGAAGTTCAGAAAGTTCCGGCCAATGACGAACGTGACCGTCGTGATTTGTTGCTAAAAAAATTGGGCGATAAAATCGATATCACTTGGGCTGAGGGGCGCGATGGCTTAGTAACGGTGACTGCAGGTCGCACAGCGATCTTGGTTTCTGGTATTGGCTCGTCAGAATTGAAAGCACAACCCACAAACACTCGTGATCGTATGGAAATCTTTTTCCAAGGTACGGGGACTCCAGCGAACGTAACTGAACAGATCACTGGTGGTCGTATCGGTGGTATTTTGAATGTCCGCGATGAAGTGGTCGAAAATCTATTAACTCATGTCGATAATCTGGCTTACACATTGGCGACAGAAGTTAATAAGGCCCACATTGAAGGTTTTGACCGTCATGGTAAAAATGGCGTTTTGTTCTTCGAGCAACCTGAACAAGTCAAGGGTGCGGCGTCGACGATGTCTATGAATAGAACTATTTTTAATGACGTTTCTAAAATCGCAGCAGCCTCCCGTCCGGATGCAGCTGGTGATAACACGGTTGCCAACGTGATCTCTGCCTTGCAATACAGACAGGTGATGGATGGTGGCACAGCAACTATGGACGACTACTATAACACGCAAGTGGGACAAGTCGGTGCCATGGTTCAGCGTGCGGTGAAATCGCAAGAGTCACAAAAGAACGTAATGAATCAACTGACGAATATCAGAGAGTCGATCAGCGGTGTTTCTTTGGATGAAGAGACGACGAAAATGATCGAGTTCCAAAAAACTTACGATGCATCTGCGCGTTTGATCAAAACAGCGGATGAGATGTTCGATACAGTTCTTAACTTGAAACGACTATAA
- the fliW gene encoding flagellar assembly protein FliW, with protein MIISTSRFGQVELKQEDVLTFPEGLLGFADLRKFALLDDPSDEIFAWLQSCESPHIAFPVLEPELFAPTYKANLTKGDMESIKLASADKARFFSIVTIPDDPTQMTANLKAPVVINVAEKIARQCVLQDNNLAIREPIFTKLQQRVVQNPAVAIKNQSTGIDVATKLHVVRDAEL; from the coding sequence ATGATCATTTCAACATCGAGATTCGGCCAAGTTGAGCTGAAACAAGAAGATGTTCTGACTTTTCCGGAAGGCCTACTGGGCTTTGCGGATCTAAGAAAGTTCGCTCTTCTCGATGATCCAAGTGATGAGATCTTTGCTTGGTTGCAAAGCTGCGAATCTCCGCATATTGCTTTCCCAGTTCTGGAGCCAGAGTTGTTTGCTCCAACTTACAAAGCAAATTTGACTAAAGGGGATATGGAATCGATCAAGTTGGCTTCAGCTGATAAAGCGCGCTTCTTTTCGATTGTGACTATTCCAGATGATCCAACGCAAATGACAGCCAACTTGAAAGCTCCAGTGGTGATCAATGTTGCTGAAAAAATCGCACGTCAGTGCGTACTCCAAGACAACAACTTGGCGATCCGTGAACCAATCTTCACGAAACTTCAACAACGTGTTGTGCAAAATCCAGCGGTGGCGATCAAAAATCAATCTACTGGTATCGATGTGGCGACGAAGCTGCATGTCGTAAGAGACGCAGAACTATAG
- a CDS encoding rod-binding protein, which yields MNSIFSTLSTALRNLIKAPLGASRQSSLLDSDGEENKMGRRPNGDFAGSVALSSFGDGFEVPVASGSHVLPFVPVKYVSLIALVFVASFAAQTRAEIMDVPLEVNPAVQAQMDAAKKAQEEKEAAAKAAASQGASQAGTVDPNAPSVDRSKFKNLPSRFMGRPQQKSADEKLKDVSKMYEKHFLGEMMKAMRSTVHESGFIQVNQAEKIFREQLDGEYVDKWSEKGGIGLSKVIYDQLIDKYGAQLGIKKTELKPMGPIALNEKSNFTAHQFRHPGRNQDSMSYRISRTTPPPVAGAQAVQASENQVKAPWGGTLRTVRNLVDKQTMLEIEHDNGLKSQVVFKGELSQIETGKKVQAGETLGILSPEAKSLYWTVEPDHQTGKETVSE from the coding sequence ATGAATTCCATTTTTTCTACATTATCCACAGCACTGCGGAACTTGATAAAAGCTCCGCTGGGAGCCTCTCGCCAATCCTCTTTGCTAGATTCTGATGGTGAAGAGAATAAAATGGGTCGAAGACCCAATGGTGATTTTGCGGGTTCAGTGGCGTTGTCTTCTTTTGGCGATGGCTTTGAAGTTCCTGTGGCGTCGGGGAGTCATGTTCTTCCTTTTGTTCCGGTTAAATATGTTTCTTTAATTGCTTTGGTTTTTGTTGCCTCGTTTGCTGCGCAAACTCGCGCGGAGATCATGGATGTTCCTTTGGAGGTTAATCCGGCGGTGCAGGCGCAGATGGATGCGGCAAAGAAAGCTCAGGAGGAGAAAGAGGCGGCTGCTAAGGCTGCTGCTTCGCAGGGCGCTTCTCAAGCTGGGACTGTGGATCCGAATGCTCCTTCGGTTGATCGAAGTAAATTTAAAAATTTACCTTCTCGCTTTATGGGACGACCTCAACAGAAATCTGCGGATGAAAAACTGAAAGATGTTTCGAAGATGTACGAGAAACATTTTTTGGGTGAGATGATGAAGGCTATGAGGTCTACTGTTCATGAGAGCGGATTTATTCAGGTGAATCAGGCTGAGAAGATTTTTCGTGAGCAGCTTGATGGTGAGTATGTTGATAAGTGGAGCGAGAAGGGTGGCATAGGTCTTTCGAAAGTGATTTATGATCAGCTTATCGATAAGTACGGAGCACAACTGGGAATTAAGAAAACAGAATTGAAACCCATGGGCCCTATTGCTTTAAATGAGAAAAGTAATTTTACGGCTCATCAGTTCCGTCATCCGGGTCGCAATCAAGATTCTATGTCGTATCGCATTTCTCGAACGACGCCTCCTCCGGTCGCGGGAGCACAAGCGGTGCAAGCCTCTGAAAATCAAGTGAAAGCCCCATGGGGTGGGACTTTGCGGACGGTGCGTAACTTGGTGGATAAACAGACTATGTTAGAAATCGAACACGACAATGGTCTAAAAAGTCAGGTGGTCTTCAAGGGCGAACTGTCTCAAATTGAGACAGGTAAAAAGGTGCAAGCTGGCGAGACCCTTGGCATTTTGAGCCCAGAGGCAAAAAGCTTGTACTGGACAGTGGAACCAGACCATCAGACAGGGAAAGAAACTGTCTCAGAATGA
- a CDS encoding flagellar protein FlgN: protein MDVAVADRAFQKLEANLEELTKIYRTLLDLVRKEKEILIRADREALEENNALKEEALYKLRAQDSLRSRYAMDLAGIIGGDVENPRLLELAQKMAFNPAAADRLRTQHAALDMLIKRITDINKSNEEYAQTALKTLNGALDNIKETLSGKKTYEKKGGYKSGPQVSGNFVSKEA, encoded by the coding sequence ATGGATGTAGCAGTAGCAGACAGAGCGTTCCAGAAGCTCGAAGCCAACTTAGAAGAACTCACAAAAATTTACCGCACACTTCTTGATCTTGTTCGTAAAGAAAAAGAAATCCTTATCCGTGCAGATCGTGAAGCATTGGAAGAAAACAATGCGCTGAAGGAAGAAGCTCTTTATAAATTAAGAGCCCAAGATTCTTTGCGCTCTCGCTATGCAATGGACCTTGCGGGGATCATTGGTGGCGATGTTGAAAATCCACGCCTGTTGGAGCTAGCTCAGAAAATGGCTTTCAATCCAGCAGCAGCAGATCGCTTGCGCACTCAGCACGCCGCTTTAGACATGTTGATCAAACGTATTACTGATATTAACAAGAGCAACGAAGAGTATGCACAAACAGCTCTTAAAACTTTGAACGGTGCCTTGGACAATATCAAAGAAACTTTGTCTGGTAAGAAAACTTACGAGAAAAAGGGTGGGTACAAATCTGGCCCTCAAGTTTCTGGTAACTTTGTCAGCAAAGAAGCCTAG
- the csrA gene encoding carbon storage regulator CsrA: MLVLTRKLGESIAIDDHIKIRVVQIKGKQVRLGIEAPKDTKIHREEVYVAIQEQNVQSADVSADKSRSVSKLLKP, translated from the coding sequence ATGCTGGTTCTCACACGGAAGTTGGGTGAAAGCATCGCTATCGATGATCATATCAAGATCAGAGTAGTACAGATCAAAGGGAAACAAGTTCGTCTAGGAATTGAAGCCCCTAAAGATACTAAGATTCACCGCGAAGAAGTTTACGTCGCTATTCAAGAACAAAACGTTCAGAGTGCTGATGTATCGGCTGACAAGTCTCGTTCTGTCTCCAAGTTATTAAAGCCTTAA